In Agromyces sp. G08B096, a genomic segment contains:
- the tyrS gene encoding tyrosine--tRNA ligase gives MSDPEILATQQNDASFEDVWEELNWRGLVHVSTDRAALKELLAGEPITYYCGFDPTAPSLHLGNLVQLLTMRRLQLAGHRPLGLVGGSTGLIGDPRPTAERTLNTKETVAEWVGRLQGQVSRFLSGEGENAVRLVNNLDWTAGLSAIDFLRDVGKHYRVGTMLKKDAVASRLNSDAGISYTEFSYQILQGFDYLELYRQYGCVLQTGGSDQWGNLTSGTDLIHRVEGASVHAIGTPLITNSDGTKFGKSEGNAIWLDASMCSPYRFYQFWLNTDDADVVQRLKVFTFLSRERIDELAESVEREPFRRAAQRELAEQVTTLVHGAEATAAVIAASQALFGQGDLEGLDRATLASALEELPNTRASVDAPIVQLLVDTGLVKSQSEGRRAIQQGGVSLDNRRIDDESQTLAGLVEPGALAVLRRGKKTLAGVFVE, from the coding sequence GTGTCAGACCCCGAGATCCTCGCAACCCAGCAGAACGACGCCTCCTTCGAGGACGTCTGGGAGGAGCTCAACTGGCGCGGCCTCGTGCACGTGTCGACCGACCGGGCCGCGCTGAAAGAGCTCCTCGCGGGCGAGCCGATCACGTATTACTGCGGGTTCGACCCGACCGCGCCGAGCCTGCACCTCGGCAATCTCGTGCAGCTGCTGACCATGCGCCGGCTCCAGCTCGCCGGGCACCGGCCGCTCGGCCTCGTCGGCGGATCGACGGGGCTCATCGGCGACCCTCGGCCCACGGCCGAGCGCACCCTCAACACGAAGGAGACGGTGGCCGAGTGGGTCGGACGGCTCCAGGGCCAGGTGTCCCGGTTCCTCTCGGGCGAGGGCGAGAACGCCGTGCGTCTCGTGAACAACCTCGACTGGACCGCGGGGCTGTCGGCGATCGACTTCCTGCGCGACGTGGGCAAGCACTACCGCGTCGGCACGATGCTGAAGAAGGACGCGGTCGCGTCGCGACTGAACTCGGACGCGGGCATCAGCTACACCGAGTTCAGCTACCAGATCCTGCAGGGCTTCGACTACCTCGAGCTCTACCGGCAGTACGGCTGCGTGCTGCAGACCGGCGGCAGCGACCAGTGGGGCAACCTCACGAGCGGCACCGATCTCATCCACCGCGTCGAGGGAGCCTCGGTGCACGCCATCGGCACACCGCTGATCACCAACAGCGACGGCACGAAGTTCGGCAAGAGCGAGGGCAACGCGATCTGGCTGGATGCCTCGATGTGCAGCCCGTACCGCTTCTACCAGTTCTGGCTCAACACCGATGACGCCGACGTCGTGCAGCGGTTGAAGGTGTTCACGTTCCTCAGTCGCGAGCGGATCGACGAGCTCGCCGAGTCGGTCGAGCGCGAGCCGTTCCGCCGTGCGGCGCAGCGAGAGCTCGCCGAGCAGGTGACCACGCTCGTCCACGGCGCCGAGGCGACGGCCGCGGTGATCGCGGCCTCCCAGGCGCTGTTCGGACAGGGCGATCTCGAGGGGCTCGATCGCGCGACGCTCGCGTCGGCGCTCGAGGAGCTGCCGAACACGCGGGCCTCGGTCGACGCGCCGATCGTGCAGTTGCTCGTCGACACGGGTCTGGTGAAGAGCCAGAGCGAGGGTCGCCGGGCGATCCAGCAGGGCGGGGTGTCGCTCGACAACCGTCGCATCGACGACGAATCGCAGACGCTCGCCGGGCTCGTCGAACCCGGAGCCCTCGCGGTGCTCCGGCGCGGGAAGAAGACGCTCGCGGGCGTCTTCGTCGAGTAG
- a CDS encoding DNA-binding protein — protein MYVVTADQVGSRVDIDRSAAMQAELQGAFGDRLLLPVDQTAGDEVQALTEDPDTALSLVLHLARDGHWSIGLGVGGIRTPLPDAVRKAAGPAFIAAREAVDTAKRSDGRFALRAAEPPAGTRPPADVEALIRLLLVLRARRSDPGWEVADLVANGRTQKQAAATLGISDAAVSQRLKTAMWSIDESARPALVRLLAELDPDRR, from the coding sequence ATGTACGTGGTGACCGCCGACCAGGTCGGCAGCAGGGTGGACATCGACCGATCGGCCGCGATGCAGGCCGAGCTCCAGGGGGCGTTCGGCGACCGGCTGCTCCTGCCCGTCGACCAGACGGCCGGCGACGAGGTGCAGGCGCTCACCGAGGACCCGGACACCGCGCTCTCCCTCGTGCTGCACCTCGCGCGCGACGGTCACTGGAGCATCGGCCTCGGGGTCGGAGGCATCCGCACCCCGCTGCCCGATGCGGTCCGCAAGGCCGCCGGCCCGGCCTTCATCGCGGCTCGCGAGGCCGTCGACACCGCCAAACGCTCCGACGGCCGGTTCGCTCTGCGAGCGGCCGAGCCGCCGGCGGGCACGCGCCCGCCCGCCGACGTGGAGGCGCTCATCCGGCTGCTGCTCGTGCTGCGCGCGCGCCGGTCCGACCCCGGCTGGGAGGTCGCCGACCTCGTCGCGAACGGGCGGACCCAGAAGCAGGCGGCCGCCACCCTCGGCATCTCCGACGCCGCCGTCAGCCAGCGGCTGAAGACCGCCATGTGGAGCATCGACGAGTCGGCACGCCCGGCCCTCGTGCGGCTGCTCGCCGAGCTCGACCCCGACCGCCGCTGA
- a CDS encoding DNA-3-methyladenine glycosylase yields the protein MPPADAVPDARPALVPATRAALALDAVELAPRLLGAVLAHDTDDGRVAVRLSEVEAYLGVGEDPGSHAFRGMTPRNAVMFGEAGHLYAYFSYGMHVCLNIVSGHPGTSSAVLLRGATVVEGIELARARRPGAADRDLARGPARLSLALGVPLSATGDDLLAPPYELLLSTDPPKSASGPRTGVSGAGGGAAFPWRFWIPGDPGVSPYRRHARATE from the coding sequence ATGCCTCCCGCCGACGCCGTCCCCGACGCGCGACCCGCGCTCGTGCCCGCCACACGCGCGGCCCTCGCGCTCGACGCGGTCGAGCTCGCGCCCCGGCTGCTCGGCGCCGTCCTCGCGCACGACACCGACGACGGTCGGGTCGCCGTCCGGCTGAGCGAGGTCGAGGCCTATCTCGGCGTCGGGGAGGATCCCGGGTCGCACGCGTTCCGGGGCATGACGCCGCGCAACGCGGTGATGTTCGGCGAAGCGGGCCACCTCTACGCGTACTTCAGCTACGGCATGCACGTGTGCCTGAACATCGTGTCGGGGCATCCCGGCACGTCCTCAGCGGTCCTCCTCCGCGGCGCCACCGTCGTCGAGGGCATCGAGCTCGCGCGTGCTCGGCGGCCGGGCGCGGCCGATCGCGATCTCGCGCGGGGTCCGGCCCGGCTCAGCCTCGCCCTCGGCGTCCCGCTGTCGGCGACGGGTGACGATCTGCTGGCACCGCCGTACGAACTGCTGCTTTCGACCGACCCGCCGAAGTCGGCGTCGGGCCCGCGGACCGGGGTGAGCGGCGCGGGCGGGGGAGCGGCCTTCCCGTGGCGGTTCTGGATCCCCGGCGATCCCGGCGTGTCGCCGTATCGACGGCATGCGCGCGCGACGGAGTGA
- the argH gene encoding argininosuccinate lyase: MADEHGTNEGALWGARFASGPSPELARLSKSTHFDWQLAPYDLAGSRAHARALATAGYLTTDELDRMIAGLDALQAQFVAGELVAADTDEDVHGALESALIAEVGAELGGKLRAGRSRNDQIATLVRLYLKDHAAVIGRDLVHLIDALAAQADAHRAAVMPGRTHLQHAQPVLLAHHLLAYGWALSRDLERLVDWLKRADASPYGGGALAGSTLGLDVAAVAADLGLAAPAENSLDGTASRDVVAEFAFVASMIGIDVSRLAEDVILWNTREFGFVTLDDGYSTGSSIMPQKKNPDIAELARGKSGRLIGNLTGLLATLKALPLAYNRDLQEDKEPVFDSVETLEVLLPAFTGMIATLTFHTDRMAELAPAGYSLATDVADWLVKRHVPFRDAHEITGSLVRYAETRGLDLHEVDDAALAEISPLLTPDVRAVLSVEGSIASRTGHGGTAPERVDEQFSRLADRVRHLVAGLPEAR; encoded by the coding sequence ATGGCCGACGAACACGGCACCAACGAGGGCGCGCTCTGGGGCGCCCGCTTCGCGAGCGGTCCGTCGCCCGAGCTCGCGCGGCTGTCGAAGTCGACGCATTTCGACTGGCAGCTCGCCCCGTACGACCTCGCGGGTTCGCGGGCGCACGCCCGGGCGCTCGCGACGGCCGGGTACCTCACCACGGACGAGCTCGACCGCATGATCGCCGGACTCGACGCACTGCAGGCGCAGTTCGTGGCGGGCGAGCTCGTGGCCGCCGACACCGACGAGGACGTCCACGGCGCCCTCGAGTCGGCCCTCATCGCCGAGGTCGGCGCAGAGCTCGGCGGCAAGCTCCGCGCGGGCCGCAGCCGGAACGACCAGATCGCCACGCTCGTCCGCCTCTACCTGAAGGACCACGCGGCCGTCATCGGTCGCGACCTGGTCCACCTCATCGACGCGCTCGCGGCGCAGGCCGACGCCCACCGCGCCGCCGTCATGCCGGGCCGCACACACCTGCAGCACGCCCAGCCCGTGCTGCTCGCACACCACCTGCTCGCGTACGGGTGGGCCCTGTCGCGCGACCTCGAGCGCCTCGTCGACTGGCTGAAGCGGGCGGATGCCTCGCCGTACGGCGGCGGCGCGCTCGCGGGATCGACGCTCGGGCTCGATGTCGCGGCCGTGGCGGCCGATCTCGGGCTCGCGGCACCCGCCGAGAACTCCCTCGACGGCACCGCCAGTCGCGACGTCGTCGCGGAGTTCGCGTTCGTGGCGTCCATGATCGGCATCGACGTGTCGCGGCTCGCCGAGGACGTCATCCTCTGGAACACCCGCGAGTTCGGCTTCGTCACGCTCGACGACGGCTACTCCACGGGGTCCTCGATCATGCCGCAGAAGAAGAACCCCGACATCGCCGAGCTCGCTCGCGGCAAATCGGGCCGGCTCATCGGCAACCTCACCGGCCTCCTCGCGACGCTGAAGGCTCTGCCGCTCGCCTACAACCGCGACCTGCAGGAGGACAAGGAGCCGGTGTTCGACTCGGTCGAGACGCTCGAGGTCCTGCTGCCGGCGTTCACCGGCATGATCGCCACGCTGACCTTCCACACCGACCGGATGGCGGAGCTCGCGCCCGCCGGGTACTCGCTCGCGACCGACGTCGCCGATTGGCTCGTGAAGCGCCACGTGCCCTTCCGCGACGCGCACGAGATCACCGGCTCGCTCGTCCGCTACGCCGAGACGCGCGGCCTCGACCTGCACGAGGTCGACGACGCGGCGCTCGCGGAGATCTCCCCGCTGCTCACGCCCGACGTCCGAGCGGTGCTCTCGGTGGAGGGATCGATCGCGAGCCGCACCGGGCACGGCGGCACCGCACCCGAGCGGGTGGACGAACAGTTCTCCCGCCTCGCCGACCGCGTGCGGCACCTGGTCGCCGGGCTCCCGGAGGCCCGCTGA
- the argF gene encoding ornithine carbamoyltransferase, with product MTRHFLRDDDLSPAEQAEVLDLALRLKADPYAERPLEGPQTVAVFFDKTSTRTRVSFSVGIADLGGVPLVVASGDSQLGGKESVADTARVLERMVAAIVWRTFAQSGLEEMAADTTVPVVNALSDDFHPCQLLADLLTVRERFGSLAGRALAYVGDGANNMAHSYLLAGATAGMHVRIGAPAGYAPRADIVEDARRIAAATGGSVLVTTDPREAARGADVVATDTWVSMGQEDEKAERVAVFGDYRVDDALMAEASHDAIFLHCLPAYRGYEVEASVIDGPASVVWDEAENRLHAQKALLAWLLTRKDG from the coding sequence ATGACCCGTCACTTCCTCCGCGACGACGACCTCTCCCCGGCCGAGCAGGCCGAGGTCCTCGATCTCGCTCTGCGCCTGAAGGCCGACCCGTATGCCGAGCGCCCGCTCGAGGGTCCGCAGACCGTCGCCGTGTTCTTCGACAAGACCTCCACGCGCACGCGCGTGTCCTTCTCGGTCGGCATCGCCGACCTCGGGGGAGTGCCGCTCGTGGTCGCGAGCGGCGACAGCCAGCTCGGCGGCAAGGAGTCGGTCGCCGACACCGCGCGCGTGCTCGAGCGCATGGTCGCGGCCATCGTGTGGCGGACGTTCGCGCAGTCCGGGCTCGAGGAGATGGCGGCCGACACCACGGTCCCTGTGGTGAACGCCCTGTCCGACGATTTCCACCCGTGCCAGCTGCTCGCCGATCTCCTCACCGTCCGTGAGCGGTTCGGCAGCCTCGCCGGCCGCGCCCTCGCCTACGTCGGCGACGGCGCGAACAACATGGCGCACTCGTACCTCCTCGCCGGCGCGACGGCCGGCATGCATGTCCGCATCGGCGCGCCCGCGGGCTACGCCCCCCGCGCCGACATCGTCGAGGACGCGCGGCGCATCGCCGCGGCGACCGGCGGCTCGGTGCTCGTCACGACGGACCCGCGCGAGGCCGCACGCGGCGCCGACGTCGTCGCCACCGACACGTGGGTCTCGATGGGCCAGGAGGACGAGAAGGCCGAGCGCGTCGCCGTCTTCGGCGACTACCGCGTCGACGACGCGCTCATGGCCGAGGCATCCCACGACGCGATCTTCCTGCACTGCCTGCCCGCCTACCGTGGGTACGAGGTGGAGGCGTCCGTCATCGACGGCCCGGCCTCGGTGGTGTGGGACGAGGCGGAGAACCGGCTGCACGCGCAGAAGGCGCTGCTCGCCTGGCTGCTCACGAGGAAGGACGGCTGA
- a CDS encoding acetylornithine transaminase produces MTEWRSRFEARVMRSLGMPLAKLERGEGAWVWDEEGRPYLDFLAGIAVNSLGHAHPVFVEAVSRQAATLAHVSNYFATEPALELSERLVRLAGAGEHGRAWFGNSGAEANEAAFKLARLNNSGGARTRVLALVDAFHGRTMGSLALTGKAHMRQAFEPLAGGVEHIPATIEALEAHLDDAVAALFVEPIQGEAGVVELPDGFLERARDLTHRHGALLIVDEIQTGAGRTGAWFGFQHAGITPDAITVAKGIGGGFPIGGLVTFGRASELYRKGQHGSTFGGNPLATAVSNAVLDEIERAGLVENAARRGTELRARIESLGSPLVAGVRGRGLLAGVALTEPVAPRVQAAALEAGLIVNAANDATIRLAPPLIIGDSELDEFEVRFGRALEFATRD; encoded by the coding sequence ATGACCGAGTGGCGGTCGCGCTTCGAGGCGCGCGTGATGCGGTCGCTCGGGATGCCGCTCGCCAAGCTCGAGCGCGGCGAAGGCGCCTGGGTCTGGGACGAAGAGGGCCGGCCGTACCTCGACTTCCTCGCGGGCATCGCGGTCAACTCGCTCGGGCACGCGCACCCGGTGTTCGTGGAGGCGGTCTCCCGGCAGGCGGCGACGCTCGCACACGTCTCGAACTACTTCGCGACCGAGCCGGCCCTCGAGCTCTCCGAGCGCCTGGTGCGGCTCGCGGGCGCGGGGGAGCACGGACGGGCGTGGTTCGGCAACTCCGGCGCCGAGGCGAACGAGGCGGCGTTCAAGCTCGCCCGGCTGAACAACTCGGGCGGCGCCCGCACGCGGGTGCTCGCGCTCGTGGACGCGTTCCACGGCCGGACCATGGGCTCGCTCGCCCTCACCGGCAAGGCCCACATGCGGCAGGCGTTCGAACCGCTCGCGGGCGGCGTCGAGCACATCCCCGCCACGATCGAGGCGCTCGAGGCCCACCTCGACGACGCGGTCGCCGCGCTGTTCGTCGAGCCCATCCAGGGCGAGGCGGGCGTCGTGGAGCTGCCCGACGGGTTCCTCGAGCGCGCGCGCGACCTCACCCACCGTCACGGCGCCCTCCTGATCGTCGACGAGATCCAGACCGGCGCCGGGCGCACGGGCGCGTGGTTCGGATTCCAGCACGCGGGCATCACGCCAGACGCCATCACCGTGGCGAAGGGCATCGGCGGCGGGTTCCCCATCGGGGGGCTCGTGACCTTCGGCCGGGCCTCCGAGCTGTACCGGAAGGGCCAGCACGGGTCGACGTTCGGCGGCAACCCGCTCGCGACCGCCGTCTCGAACGCCGTGCTCGACGAGATCGAGCGCGCCGGACTGGTCGAGAACGCCGCACGCCGCGGAACCGAGCTGCGCGCCCGAATCGAGTCCCTCGGTTCGCCGCTCGTCGCGGGAGTGCGCGGCCGCGGGCTCCTCGCGGGCGTCGCGCTCACCGAGCCGGTCGCCCCGCGTGTGCAGGCCGCGGCCCTCGAGGCCGGCCTCATCGTGAACGCCGCGAACGACGCCACGATCCGGCTCGCACCGCCCCTCATCATCGGCGACTCGGAGCTCGACGAGTTCGAGGTGCGGTTCGGCCGCGCCCTCGAGTTCGCGACCCGCGACTGA
- the argB gene encoding acetylglutamate kinase yields the protein MSEDILDDTEAADRAATAGAAEKARTLIESLPWLKRFHGETIVVKFGGNAMVSPELQRAFAEDMVYLRYAGIKPVVVHGGGPQISSMLERLGIESEFRGGYRVTTPEAMDVVRMVLTGQVNRELVSLVNQHGPLASGVSGEDAGLFTGRRRGAVVDGVEVDLGLVGDVIAVDATPVRALLDAGRIPVVSSIAPDADHPGQSLNVNADSAAAALAVALGAAKLVILTDVAGLYRDWPNRDSLVSVIEVPELVELLPSLESGMIPKMTACLEAVQGGVEKAAIIDGREPHSILLEVFTQQGSGTEVVPAGAGGVA from the coding sequence ATGAGCGAGGACATCCTGGACGACACCGAGGCGGCCGATCGGGCCGCCACCGCCGGCGCCGCCGAGAAGGCGCGCACCCTCATCGAGTCGCTGCCCTGGCTGAAGCGCTTCCACGGCGAGACCATCGTCGTGAAGTTCGGCGGGAACGCGATGGTGAGCCCCGAGCTGCAGCGGGCGTTCGCCGAAGACATGGTCTACCTCAGGTACGCGGGCATCAAGCCGGTCGTGGTGCACGGCGGCGGCCCGCAGATCTCGTCGATGCTCGAGCGGCTCGGCATCGAGAGCGAGTTCCGCGGCGGCTACCGGGTCACCACCCCCGAGGCGATGGACGTGGTCCGCATGGTGCTCACGGGCCAGGTGAACCGCGAACTCGTGAGTCTCGTGAATCAGCACGGGCCGCTTGCGAGCGGCGTCTCCGGCGAGGATGCCGGCCTCTTCACGGGCAGACGCCGGGGCGCCGTCGTCGACGGCGTCGAGGTCGACCTGGGGCTCGTGGGCGACGTGATCGCCGTCGACGCGACCCCCGTCCGCGCGCTGCTCGACGCCGGACGCATCCCCGTCGTCTCCTCCATCGCCCCCGACGCCGACCATCCCGGTCAATCGCTGAACGTCAACGCCGATTCAGCGGCCGCCGCCCTCGCGGTGGCGCTCGGGGCGGCGAAGCTCGTCATCCTCACCGACGTCGCCGGGCTCTACCGCGACTGGCCGAACCGCGACTCGCTGGTGTCCGTCATCGAGGTGCCCGAGCTCGTCGAGCTGCTGCCGTCGCTCGAGTCGGGCATGATCCCGAAGATGACGGCCTGCCTCGAGGCGGTGCAGGGCGGGGTGGAGAAGGCCGCGATCATCGACGGCCGCGAACCCCACTCGATCCTGCTCGAGGTGTTCACGCAGCAGGGCTCCGGCACCGAGGTCGTGCCCGCCGGTGCGGGAGGGGTCGCATGA
- the argJ gene encoding bifunctional glutamate N-acetyltransferase/amino-acid acetyltransferase ArgJ — protein MTVTAPAGFEAAGIAAGIKRTGALDLAVVVNRGPSQAAAAVFTSNRAQANPVIWSRQVIADGVASAIVLNSGGANCFTGPEGFQVTHRTAEAAASALGVSAGDVLVCSTGLIGDQLDGEVLEEGVLSAANRLGADETAGLDAARAIMTTDTVPKTVVVDGDGWRIGGMAKGAGMLAPGLATMLVVLTTDAALDAAELDAALREATRVTFDRLDSDGCMSTNDQVTLLASGASGVRPEPQAFRAALANACDDLARQLQGDAEGASHDITIEVVGAVTEDDAVEVGRSVARNNLFKAAIFGNDPNWGRVLAAIGTTTAPFDPYLVDVSMNGVRVCHAGRPDRPRDEVDLAPRATHVLIELHAGEASATIRTNDLTHDYVHENSAYAS, from the coding sequence GTGACCGTCACCGCTCCCGCCGGCTTCGAAGCGGCAGGCATCGCCGCCGGCATCAAGCGCACCGGCGCCCTCGACCTCGCCGTCGTCGTGAACCGCGGGCCCTCGCAGGCCGCGGCGGCCGTGTTCACCTCGAATAGGGCGCAGGCGAACCCGGTCATCTGGTCACGGCAGGTCATCGCCGACGGCGTCGCCTCGGCGATCGTGCTGAACTCCGGCGGGGCGAACTGCTTCACCGGCCCTGAGGGCTTCCAGGTCACCCACCGCACCGCCGAGGCAGCGGCATCCGCCCTCGGCGTCTCGGCGGGCGACGTGCTCGTCTGCTCCACCGGGCTCATCGGCGACCAGCTCGACGGCGAGGTGCTCGAGGAGGGCGTCCTCTCGGCCGCGAACCGGCTGGGCGCCGACGAGACGGCCGGGCTCGACGCGGCGCGCGCCATCATGACGACCGACACCGTGCCGAAGACCGTCGTGGTCGACGGCGACGGCTGGCGCATCGGCGGCATGGCGAAGGGCGCCGGCATGCTGGCACCCGGTCTCGCGACGATGCTCGTCGTCCTCACTACCGACGCGGCGCTCGACGCCGCCGAGCTCGACGCCGCGCTCCGTGAGGCCACGAGGGTCACGTTCGACCGGCTCGACTCCGACGGCTGCATGTCGACGAACGACCAGGTGACGCTGCTCGCGAGCGGCGCGTCAGGCGTCCGGCCCGAGCCGCAGGCGTTCCGTGCCGCCCTGGCGAACGCGTGCGACGACCTCGCCCGGCAGCTGCAGGGCGACGCCGAAGGCGCGAGCCACGACATCACGATCGAGGTCGTTGGCGCCGTCACCGAGGACGACGCCGTCGAAGTCGGCCGATCGGTGGCGAGGAACAACCTGTTCAAGGCCGCGATCTTCGGCAACGACCCCAACTGGGGGCGAGTGCTCGCCGCCATCGGCACCACCACGGCCCCGTTCGATCCGTACCTCGTCGACGTGAGCATGAACGGCGTGCGCGTGTGCCACGCCGGACGCCCCGACCGTCCGCGCGACGAGGTCGATCTCGCGCCGCGGGCGACGCACGTGCTGATCGAGCTGCACGCGGGCGAGGCATCCGCGACGATCCGCACCAACGACCTCACGCACGACTACGTGCACGAGAACAGCGCCTACGCGAGCTGA
- the argC gene encoding N-acetyl-gamma-glutamyl-phosphate reductase, whose translation MTYSVAVSGASGYAGGEILRLLADHPDFEVRTVTAHSNAGQPLVSVQPHLRTYTHLTLQETTADVLSGHDVVFLALPHGASGAIAAELSPETLVIDCGADHRLESAADWAEFYGPDHHGAWAYGVPELPRMSGTQRDRLAKTRRIAAPGCNASTVALSLAPGIRAGVIEENDLVSVLAVGPSGAGKSLKAHLLASEILGSANPYSVGGVHRHIPEIQQALRWAGADRPSISFTPVIVPMSRGILATSTARLVPGTDAATVRRAWEDAYAGERFVQLLPEGQFPRTADVLGANTALLGLAVDERAGRVVVVAAVDNLVKGTAGAAIQSANIALGLTESTGLPVNGVAP comes from the coding sequence ATGACCTACTCCGTCGCCGTCTCCGGCGCGTCCGGCTATGCCGGGGGAGAGATCCTCAGGCTGCTCGCCGATCATCCCGACTTCGAGGTGCGCACCGTCACGGCGCACTCGAACGCCGGGCAGCCGCTCGTGTCGGTGCAGCCGCATCTGCGGACCTACACGCACCTGACCCTGCAGGAGACCACCGCCGACGTGCTCTCGGGGCACGATGTGGTGTTCCTCGCGCTGCCGCACGGCGCCTCGGGGGCCATTGCCGCCGAGCTGTCGCCCGAGACCCTCGTCATCGACTGCGGGGCCGACCACCGGCTCGAGTCGGCGGCCGACTGGGCCGAGTTCTACGGCCCCGATCATCACGGCGCCTGGGCGTACGGCGTGCCCGAGCTGCCGCGCATGTCGGGCACGCAGCGCGACCGGCTCGCGAAGACGCGGCGGATCGCGGCGCCCGGATGCAACGCGTCGACGGTGGCGCTGTCGCTGGCCCCGGGCATCCGCGCGGGTGTGATCGAGGAGAACGACCTCGTCTCGGTGCTTGCCGTCGGGCCGTCGGGCGCGGGCAAGAGTCTGAAGGCGCACCTGCTCGCCTCCGAGATCCTCGGGTCGGCGAACCCCTACTCCGTCGGCGGCGTGCACCGGCACATCCCCGAGATCCAGCAGGCGCTCCGCTGGGCCGGTGCCGACCGGCCCTCGATCTCGTTCACTCCGGTGATCGTGCCGATGTCGCGCGGCATCCTCGCCACCTCGACCGCGAGACTCGTGCCCGGAACGGACGCCGCGACGGTCCGCCGCGCCTGGGAGGATGCCTACGCGGGCGAGCGGTTCGTGCAGCTGCTGCCCGAGGGGCAGTTCCCGCGGACTGCGGACGTGCTCGGCGCGAACACCGCGTTGCTCGGCCTCGCGGTCGACGAGCGGGCGGGCCGGGTGGTCGTCGTCGCCGCGGTCGACAACCTCGTGAAGGGCACCGCAGGCGCCGCGATCCAGTCGGCCAACATCGCGCTCGGTCTCACCGAGTCGACCGGCCTCCCCGTGAACGGAGTCGCCCCGTGA
- a CDS encoding DUF1801 domain-containing protein translates to MAEQKTVPTGASVAEFLDGVEPAGRREDGFVLRDLFDRVTGTDAVMWGPSIVGYGLQHYRYASGREGEWMVVGFSPRKASVSLYGLQLPGGEQLVEDLGKVKVGAGCLWVGRLSTIDLHVLESLVDRAWVHARG, encoded by the coding sequence ATGGCCGAGCAGAAGACCGTTCCGACCGGGGCATCCGTCGCCGAGTTCCTCGACGGCGTCGAGCCGGCCGGCCGCCGCGAAGACGGATTCGTGCTGCGAGACCTGTTCGACCGCGTCACGGGCACCGACGCCGTGATGTGGGGTCCGTCGATCGTCGGCTACGGCCTGCAGCACTACCGCTACGCGAGCGGCCGCGAGGGCGAATGGATGGTGGTCGGGTTCTCGCCGCGCAAGGCGTCCGTCTCGCTGTACGGCCTCCAGCTGCCAGGCGGGGAGCAGCTGGTCGAGGACCTCGGCAAGGTGAAGGTCGGGGCCGGATGCCTCTGGGTCGGGCGCCTCTCCACCATCGACCTGCACGTGCTCGAGTCGCTCGTCGACCGCGCGTGGGTGCACGCCCGCGGGTGA